The following proteins are co-located in the Fusobacteria bacterium ZRK30 genome:
- a CDS encoding MATE family efflux transporter: MKYIKHRDLIVNKSLYKVILKISIPLMIGELIQRAYTLTDMFFMGKMGSIQVAALTFVDPIINGIMAIGMGLAVPMLSMVSQNIGAKNYDGAKKNIGNLIFLASILSVFIGLAGVFLSDPILETLNAHGVLLAESSRYLKIILWGTFFTFINVCYLSIKQAEGDTMKPLYLNIASLGLNLLLNPILIFQMNLGIKGAAIATVVSKGFLTIYGIYDLFYKGKGLRISKKHLKISRKDFIYILALGIPAVITKSTSPLGNMLINSYAVGYGSSVIAAVGLGNKINSILFSLGTSLSATMTTIAGQNIGAGKIKRVEEAVKKLGIISIFISLSGSVIIILFSENILSFFTADPSIKKLTKEFFIATTPTAVAWGISQIIMGVHQGAGYTKISMYITIIRLWLLRIPLVFILGIFVGERSLWYSTAIATNAIGVISILFYLSGLWKRKNKYIMA; the protein is encoded by the coding sequence ATGAAATATATAAAACACAGAGATTTGATAGTTAATAAAAGTCTCTATAAAGTAATCTTAAAGATCTCCATTCCCCTCATGATTGGTGAGTTGATTCAAAGAGCCTATACCCTTACAGACATGTTTTTTATGGGGAAGATGGGAAGTATACAGGTAGCGGCCCTTACCTTTGTTGACCCAATAATAAATGGAATAATGGCTATTGGAATGGGGTTAGCAGTTCCTATGCTATCTATGGTTTCTCAAAATATAGGAGCCAAAAACTATGATGGTGCTAAAAAAAATATCGGTAACCTTATTTTTTTAGCATCTATTTTATCTGTCTTCATTGGGCTGGCAGGAGTTTTTCTTTCAGACCCAATCCTTGAAACACTAAATGCCCACGGAGTATTGTTAGCAGAGAGTTCCCGTTATTTAAAAATCATTCTCTGGGGAACTTTTTTCACCTTTATAAACGTATGTTATCTCTCTATAAAACAAGCTGAAGGAGATACCATGAAGCCTTTATATCTGAATATTGCTTCCCTTGGTCTGAATCTTTTACTCAATCCTATTTTAATATTTCAAATGAATTTAGGAATTAAAGGAGCTGCCATAGCTACGGTAGTTTCAAAAGGATTTTTAACCATCTATGGAATCTATGATTTATTTTATAAGGGAAAAGGATTAAGGATTTCAAAAAAGCACCTTAAAATATCAAGGAAAGATTTTATATACATCCTTGCCTTGGGAATTCCTGCTGTTATCACTAAGTCTACCTCTCCTTTAGGAAATATGCTTATCAATTCCTATGCTGTTGGTTATGGTAGTTCCGTCATTGCAGCAGTGGGTCTGGGCAATAAGATAAATAGTATTTTATTCAGTCTGGGAACCAGTCTATCTGCTACTATGACTACTATTGCTGGTCAGAATATAGGTGCCGGAAAGATAAAAAGAGTTGAAGAAGCTGTGAAAAAATTAGGAATTATAAGTATTTTTATCAGCCTCTCAGGTTCGGTTATTATAATTTTATTTTCAGAGAATATCCTGTCTTTCTTTACCGCCGACCCCTCAATAAAAAAACTTACAAAGGAATTTTTTATTGCTACAACACCTACAGCTGTTGCATGGGGGATCTCTCAGATTATCATGGGAGTACACCAGGGAGCCGGTTATACTAAGATATCCATGTATATCACCATTATTAGATTATGGCTCCTGAGAATTCCCCTTGTTTTCATCCTAGGAATTTTTGTAGGAGAAAGATCATTATGGTATTCTACAGCTATTGCTACAAATGCCATAGGAGTTATCTCCATCCTGTTTTATCTGTCAGGTCTATGGAAGAGGAAAAATAAATATATCATGGCATAA
- the recR gene encoding recombination mediator RecR, translating into MATKSIEKLTDYFYRFPGIGKKSASRLAFHILEMEKNEIEEFIKAVYEVKENTEKCTVCGNLSESPICDICDNETRDSSVICVVEDNRDIIALEKSKSYNGKYHVLNGKIAPLSGITPDKLNIKSLLTRVAAEEINEIILALNPDLEGETTAMYLMKLLKPFGVKISKIASGIPMGGNIEFSDIATINRALNDRKEQ; encoded by the coding sequence TTGGCAACAAAAAGTATAGAAAAATTAACAGATTATTTTTATAGATTCCCGGGAATCGGGAAAAAATCTGCCAGCAGGTTGGCATTTCATATCCTGGAGATGGAAAAAAATGAGATAGAGGAATTTATAAAAGCTGTCTACGAGGTAAAGGAGAATACTGAAAAATGTACAGTCTGCGGTAACTTAAGTGAATCTCCTATCTGTGATATATGTGATAATGAAACTAGAGATAGTTCTGTCATCTGTGTTGTAGAAGATAATAGAGACATTATCGCCCTGGAAAAATCAAAGTCATATAACGGTAAATACCATGTTTTAAACGGAAAGATCGCTCCCCTCAGCGGGATAACCCCGGATAAATTAAATATCAAATCACTTTTAACCAGGGTAGCTGCTGAAGAAATAAACGAGATTATTCTGGCTCTTAATCCTGATTTAGAAGGGGAAACTACAGCCATGTATCTTATGAAATTACTCAAACCATTTGGTGTAAAGATCTCTAAGATCGCCAGTGGAATTCCTATGGGTGGAAATATTGAATTTTCCGATATTGCTACTATCAACAGAGCATTAAACGATAGAAAAGAACAGTAG
- a CDS encoding DUF496 family protein gives MDNALEIVRNMRRKNKIKREVTDVEKKIRDNRKRVELLDNLSSYIKDNMTTSEIKDIIQGMKSDYEDRIDDFIIRTAEYSKERRDLNKSIKELMQANQMNENN, from the coding sequence ATGGATAACGCTTTAGAAATCGTAAGAAATATGAGAAGAAAAAATAAAATCAAAAGAGAAGTAACTGATGTTGAGAAAAAAATAAGAGATAACAGAAAAAGAGTTGAATTATTAGACAACTTATCATCATATATCAAGGATAATATGACTACATCTGAGATAAAGGATATCATTCAAGGTATGAAGAGTGACTATGAGGATAGAATCGATGATTTCATCATTAGAACTGCTGAATATTCAAAGGAAAGAAGAGACCTTAATAAAAGTATCAAGGAATTGATGCAGGCTAACCAAATGAATGAAAATAACTAA
- a CDS encoding MurR/RpiR family transcriptional regulator — MDCITKLKEMKEVFTKTEKKIAQYILGNLENIKGMRAKELGELIGISQPSIIRFAKKLGYKGFPEFKIALSEAIIRKKSKKTKIVHDQISMDDISSEVIKKVAYQNIEAIRNTTSIVDVSDMEETVDAICKARNIYILGAGFSGLVAKNLMYKLLEINLSASYLDDTHVQLTSMNNTTPEDLVFAISHSGQTYEIIKSVEIAKKNGAKVITLTKVVENPLSKLADIAIKTVAENVNFRLTAISSTITQLTVIDAIFILLSKINYEKNLSLAKKNTKTVKILKVKK; from the coding sequence ATGGATTGTATAACAAAATTAAAGGAAATGAAAGAGGTATTTACAAAGACAGAAAAAAAGATAGCTCAATATATTTTAGGGAATTTAGAAAACATAAAGGGGATGAGAGCCAAGGAATTAGGAGAATTAATAGGTATAAGCCAACCCAGCATAATTAGGTTTGCCAAAAAATTGGGATATAAGGGGTTTCCGGAATTTAAGATAGCTCTAAGTGAAGCAATAATAAGAAAAAAATCAAAAAAAACTAAGATAGTACACGACCAGATTTCAATGGATGACATAAGTTCGGAAGTTATAAAAAAAGTGGCCTATCAAAATATTGAAGCCATAAGAAATACTACTTCTATTGTGGATGTTTCAGATATGGAAGAAACTGTAGATGCCATATGTAAGGCTAGGAATATCTATATTTTAGGAGCTGGATTTTCAGGTCTGGTGGCCAAGAATTTGATGTATAAACTGTTGGAGATAAATCTAAGTGCCAGTTATCTGGATGATACCCATGTACAGTTGACCAGTATGAACAATACCACTCCTGAGGATTTGGTCTTTGCTATATCCCACAGCGGCCAGACATATGAGATAATTAAGTCTGTAGAGATAGCGAAAAAAAATGGGGCAAAGGTAATTACCCTGACCAAGGTAGTGGAAAATCCACTGAGTAAGTTGGCAGATATAGCCATTAAAACTGTAGCTGAAAATGTTAATTTCAGGCTGACTGCGATTTCCTCTACAATAACTCAGCTGACTGTGATAGATGCAATTTTTATCCTCCTCAGTAAGATTAACTATGAAAAAAACTTGAGTTTAGCCAAGAAAAATACAAAGACAGTGAAGATATTGAAGGTAAAGAAGTAG
- a CDS encoding acyl-ACP desaturase — protein MNTIKNQIDLEEKIMNLYLRHQKQSESMEWNFYEYMPWDRGQSFSTLPYDKSQNTLPQELITAIETSMLTELNLPWYTTFLNNMFTDSLEPLQNFVHTWVSEEDQHAAALETYLILTRNADPKELTKVKKEILTTGWDSILSEPLASMVYTSLQELGTVVFYRNIAKYAQQYDSGLSDLLLRIAKDESSHYAFYNQIVDAHLELNPNLITHVWPVIKNFKMPGGSLSDFDDRMKVIQKAGYGPDEYVNQVLEVLIKRWKIAKLEPTTSEGKEAQKNILKYLEKIKRINARLKKQRDVASRQA, from the coding sequence ATGAATACAATTAAAAATCAAATAGATTTAGAAGAAAAAATAATGAATTTATATTTAAGACACCAAAAACAAAGTGAATCAATGGAATGGAATTTTTATGAATATATGCCTTGGGATAGGGGGCAGTCTTTTTCTACCCTGCCCTATGATAAGTCACAAAATACATTGCCTCAGGAGTTGATCACAGCAATAGAAACTTCTATGCTGACAGAATTAAATCTTCCCTGGTATACTACTTTTTTAAATAATATGTTTACAGATAGTTTAGAGCCCCTGCAAAATTTTGTACATACTTGGGTAAGTGAGGAAGACCAGCATGCCGCAGCTTTGGAAACTTACTTAATCTTGACCAGAAACGCTGACCCTAAGGAGCTTACCAAAGTAAAAAAAGAGATCCTTACTACCGGATGGGACTCTATCTTGTCGGAACCTCTGGCATCTATGGTATACACTTCGTTACAGGAATTGGGAACAGTTGTATTTTATAGAAATATAGCTAAGTATGCACAACAATATGACTCTGGACTGAGCGATTTACTCCTTAGAATAGCCAAGGATGAATCATCTCACTATGCTTTCTACAACCAGATAGTTGATGCACACCTGGAGCTGAATCCTAATTTAATAACACATGTCTGGCCTGTAATCAAAAACTTCAAAATGCCCGGAGGATCTTTGAGTGATTTTGATGATAGGATGAAGGTCATTCAAAAAGCCGGATATGGCCCGGATGAATATGTAAACCAGGTTTTAGAAGTTCTTATTAAAAGGTGGAAAATTGCTAAATTAGAGCCAACTACTTCAGAAGGAAAGGAAGCTCAGAAAAATATTTTAAAGTATTTAGAGAAGATCAAAAGAATTAATGCCAGATTAAAAAAGCAACGTGACGTTGCATCCAGACAGGCATAA
- a CDS encoding histidine kinase yields the protein MFGLVGNLINSLGYIITIAFFLSRARGFKRLIKKEKYTKLDMVLLSLIFSVLAIGGTYMGTDYNGAIANTRNISVVVAAIIGGPMIGLITGLTAGIHRIMIDPYGITAIPCGIATFLGGWGLGYLNKLNVKNKYILGFIGGIIIENISMGLILLMSKPFYLALNIVETIYFPMVLVNALGVAIVILITENMMLEEDRVAGEEARLVLEIANKTLPYFRDVNNDSLKNVCRTILESLGAKIVVFTDMEDIISYCAQDEKYEITHTKIRGNVTKEVLRTGKFRMVNKDDEEERKLDCISEDIISFIIVPLKSGTEVTGALKVYFSENSYISERNKNLVLGLSELISTQLEISRIKKLEEMARDAEIKALQTQINPHFLFNALNTITSFVRIDPIQARSTIIDLATYLRYNLDNGNKPVDIVMELEQVKAYVNIEKARFYDKINMHYEIDEDVKLVKIPSLTIQPLVENAIQHGLLNGTGGKDIYLKIYRVDKNKIRVIIENNGRSIDQEVIDKIYSDSIESSKIGLYNVHRRIKLIYGKGLDIEKLEEGTRITFDIRGE from the coding sequence ATGTTCGGGCTTGTTGGAAATCTAATAAATAGTTTGGGTTATATCATAACGATAGCATTTTTCCTATCGAGGGCTAGGGGATTCAAACGATTAATAAAAAAAGAAAAATATACAAAACTAGATATGGTATTATTATCTCTAATATTTTCTGTACTTGCTATAGGTGGAACCTATATGGGAACAGATTATAATGGTGCCATAGCCAATACTAGAAATATCAGTGTAGTTGTAGCAGCGATTATAGGGGGACCTATGATCGGACTTATCACAGGATTAACTGCAGGGATCCACAGGATCATGATAGATCCCTATGGAATAACGGCAATTCCCTGTGGCATAGCCACTTTTTTAGGGGGCTGGGGACTGGGATACTTAAATAAACTCAATGTAAAAAATAAATATATATTGGGGTTTATAGGTGGAATTATTATTGAAAATATCAGTATGGGATTGATATTACTCATGTCAAAACCATTTTATCTGGCTTTAAATATAGTAGAAACTATATATTTTCCTATGGTTTTAGTAAATGCTTTGGGAGTAGCCATCGTAATATTAATAACAGAAAATATGATGCTGGAAGAAGACAGGGTAGCAGGGGAAGAGGCTAGGTTAGTTTTGGAGATAGCTAATAAAACATTGCCATATTTTAGAGATGTAAATAATGATTCGTTAAAAAATGTATGCAGGACTATACTGGAATCTTTAGGTGCTAAAATAGTGGTATTTACCGATATGGAAGATATAATTTCATATTGTGCCCAGGATGAGAAATATGAAATAACGCATACAAAGATTCGAGGGAATGTCACAAAGGAAGTGCTTAGAACAGGGAAGTTTAGAATGGTTAACAAGGATGACGAGGAAGAGAGAAAATTAGATTGTATCTCTGAGGATATTATTTCATTTATAATAGTACCACTCAAATCAGGAACTGAAGTAACTGGGGCATTAAAAGTTTATTTTTCGGAAAACTCTTATATATCGGAAAGAAATAAAAACCTAGTTCTGGGATTATCTGAGCTTATATCGACCCAGCTGGAGATAAGCAGGATAAAAAAGCTGGAGGAGATGGCCAGAGATGCAGAGATAAAAGCGTTACAAACTCAAATCAATCCGCATTTTTTATTCAATGCACTAAATACAATAACCTCTTTTGTGAGAATAGACCCTATTCAGGCCAGGAGTACAATTATTGATCTGGCGACCTATCTCAGATACAATTTGGACAATGGAAATAAACCTGTGGATATAGTTATGGAATTAGAGCAGGTAAAAGCCTATGTGAATATAGAAAAAGCAAGATTTTATGATAAAATAAATATGCACTATGAGATAGATGAAGATGTTAAACTGGTAAAGATACCAAGTTTGACAATTCAGCCCCTGGTAGAAAATGCAATACAGCACGGGCTTTTAAATGGAACAGGGGGAAAGGATATCTACCTCAAAATATACAGAGTAGATAAAAATAAAATACGTGTGATCATAGAAAATAATGGTAGGAGTATAGACCAGGAAGTGATCGATAAAATATATAGCGATAGCATTGAAAGCAGTAAGATAGGTCTTTATAATGTACATCGAAGGATAAAATTGATCTATGGAAAGGGATTGGATATAGAAAAATTAGAGGAGGGAACAAGGATAACTTTTGATATCAGGGGGGAATAA
- a CDS encoding LytTR family DNA-binding domain-containing protein, which produces MKCIIIDDEYPARMELRYFIEKYEELEIVGEFEDSMSALNFFEKNSVDIIFLDINMPNMNGMVLAKLISKFEIKPQIIFITAYGEYAVDAFSIKAFDYILKPYSEERIIKTLDSLIEKNIEEKPKEEKSINRLTLWKGEKMYVLSLDEIYIFEACERETKVYAKGEIYFSKQKISDLEGELPNIFFRTHRSYIVNINKIKEIIPWFNSTYNLKIEDLDVEVPVSRNKIKEFRTLLNIK; this is translated from the coding sequence ATGAAGTGTATAATAATTGATGATGAATATCCGGCAAGGATGGAGCTACGATATTTTATAGAAAAATATGAAGAGTTAGAGATTGTAGGAGAGTTTGAAGATTCTATGTCAGCGCTTAATTTTTTTGAAAAAAATAGTGTGGATATAATCTTTTTAGATATAAATATGCCAAATATGAATGGGATGGTCTTAGCTAAATTAATATCGAAATTTGAAATAAAACCACAGATTATATTTATCACTGCATATGGTGAATATGCAGTGGATGCTTTCAGTATAAAAGCTTTTGACTATATATTAAAACCATATTCTGAGGAGAGGATAATAAAAACCTTAGATAGTTTAATAGAAAAAAACATAGAAGAAAAACCTAAGGAAGAGAAGAGTATCAACAGACTGACTTTGTGGAAGGGGGAAAAGATGTATGTTTTATCACTGGATGAAATCTATATTTTTGAAGCCTGTGAAAGGGAAACTAAGGTATATGCCAAGGGTGAAATATATTTTTCCAAACAGAAAATATCTGATTTGGAGGGAGAGCTGCCAAATATATTTTTCAGAACCCACAGATCATATATAGTGAATATAAATAAGATAAAAGAAATAATACCCTGGTTTAACAGTACGTATAACCTAAAGATAGAGGATTTGGATGTAGAAGTTCCTGTGAGCCGGAATAAGATAAAAGAATTTCGAACTTTATTGAATATAAAATAG
- a CDS encoding carbon starvation protein A, translated as MITFLVSIVLLVLGHLFYGKFVEKVFGVDPKAKTPAIKLEDGVDFIPLPGWKIFMIQFLNIAGLGPIFGAIAGALFGPVAFIWIVIGSIFAGGVHDYMSGMLSLRNDGRSVPELVGKYLGQPYRMAMRVISVVLLVLVGVVFVAGPATILHGLTGLNVQVLIYIIFAYYLIATLVPVDKIIAKIYPLFGAALLFMAAGVGVMLFVGGFEIPELFGNITNMQAAPMKTPIFPMLFITIACGAISGFHSTQSPLMARCLTNEKQGRSVFYGSMIAEGVVALVWAAAAMAFFGGVKGLAGFDGNAAAIVNVISNSLLGKVGGALAVFGVVAAPITSGDTAFRSARLTIADALNFEQHSMKNRLLVAIPLFVIGFFLSKVDFNIVWRYFGFTNQLIATIVLWTSTAYFVREKKNFWITYIPAVFMTSVCIAFIMMAPIGFGLPVMMSKYAGIALAIVIGVVFLAVKDKVYNKEGKKVTA; from the coding sequence ATGATTACTTTTTTAGTATCGATAGTTTTATTAGTTTTAGGTCATCTTTTTTATGGAAAATTTGTTGAGAAGGTATTTGGAGTAGATCCAAAAGCGAAAACACCAGCAATTAAGTTAGAGGATGGAGTAGACTTTATACCATTACCAGGTTGGAAAATATTTATGATTCAATTCTTAAATATTGCAGGATTAGGACCAATATTTGGAGCCATTGCAGGAGCTTTATTTGGACCGGTAGCATTTATATGGATTGTAATTGGATCAATATTTGCAGGTGGAGTACATGACTATATGTCAGGGATGTTATCACTTAGGAATGACGGTAGATCAGTACCGGAATTAGTCGGAAAATATTTAGGACAACCTTATAGAATGGCAATGAGAGTTATATCTGTAGTACTTTTAGTATTAGTAGGAGTAGTATTTGTAGCAGGACCTGCAACTATCTTACATGGATTAACAGGATTAAATGTACAAGTATTGATCTACATCATATTCGCTTACTATTTAATAGCAACATTAGTACCGGTAGATAAGATAATAGCTAAGATCTATCCATTGTTTGGAGCAGCGTTGTTATTCATGGCAGCTGGTGTAGGAGTAATGTTATTTGTAGGAGGATTTGAGATCCCTGAATTATTTGGAAATATAACAAATATGCAAGCAGCACCTATGAAAACTCCTATATTCCCAATGTTATTTATCACAATAGCATGTGGAGCAATATCAGGATTCCATTCAACTCAATCACCACTTATGGCAAGATGTTTAACTAATGAAAAGCAAGGTAGAAGTGTATTCTATGGTTCTATGATCGCAGAGGGTGTAGTAGCATTAGTATGGGCAGCAGCAGCAATGGCATTCTTTGGTGGAGTAAAAGGATTAGCAGGATTTGACGGGAATGCAGCAGCAATTGTAAATGTAATATCTAACTCATTATTAGGAAAAGTTGGAGGAGCATTGGCAGTATTTGGAGTAGTAGCAGCACCTATCACATCTGGAGATACAGCATTTAGAAGTGCAAGACTTACAATAGCAGATGCACTTAACTTTGAACAGCACTCTATGAAAAATAGATTATTAGTAGCTATCCCATTATTCGTTATTGGATTCTTCCTTTCAAAGGTAGACTTCAACATTGTATGGAGATATTTCGGATTCACTAACCAATTGATCGCAACTATCGTATTATGGACTTCTACAGCTTACTTTGTAAGAGAAAAGAAAAACTTCTGGATTACATATATTCCGGCAGTATTCATGACATCTGTGTGTATCGCATTCATAATGATGGCACCGATTGGATTTGGATTACCAGTAATGATGTCTAAGTATGCAGGAATTGCTTTAGCAATAGTTATCGGAGTAGTATTCTTAGCAGTAAAAGATAAGGTATACAATAAAGAAGGTAAAAAAGTAACAGCATAA
- the trpS gene encoding tryptophan--tRNA ligase produces MKKIISGIQPSGILHIGNYFGAIQQFIKFQEENDCLFFVADYHALTSSTDADALRKNTRDVVLDYLALGVDPAKASIFIQSHVPEHTELMWVLSNLTPMSLLERGHSFKDKSARGISSNTGLFTYPVLMAADILMYDVDMVPVGKDQKQHLEMTRDIATKFNEKYTETFKLPEPMIVESTAVVPGVDGAKMSKSYGNTIDMFASKKALKKQVMSIVTDSTPLEDPKDPDNNVTTLYKLFATPEKLEEMKEKFRAGNYGYGHAKKELLEAILEHFAEARTKREELVANPEYVDKILAEGAEKASAIARAKMVEVKKAVGLI; encoded by the coding sequence ATGAAAAAAATAATATCAGGAATACAACCAAGTGGAATCTTACATATAGGAAACTATTTTGGTGCAATACAACAATTTATCAAATTCCAGGAAGAAAACGACTGTCTCTTCTTCGTAGCAGATTACCATGCTCTTACATCTTCTACAGATGCAGATGCACTGCGTAAAAATACCAGAGATGTAGTTTTAGACTACTTAGCATTAGGAGTAGATCCTGCAAAAGCCAGTATCTTCATCCAGTCTCATGTACCGGAACATACAGAGCTTATGTGGGTTTTATCAAATCTTACTCCAATGTCACTTTTAGAGAGAGGTCATTCTTTTAAAGATAAGAGTGCTCGTGGTATCTCATCTAATACAGGATTATTTACATATCCGGTACTTATGGCAGCGGATATCTTAATGTATGATGTAGATATGGTTCCAGTTGGAAAAGACCAAAAACAGCATCTGGAGATGACCCGTGACATCGCTACAAAGTTCAATGAGAAATACACTGAAACTTTCAAGCTTCCTGAACCTATGATTGTCGAGAGTACAGCTGTGGTTCCCGGAGTAGACGGAGCTAAGATGTCAAAATCATATGGTAATACCATCGATATGTTTGCATCTAAAAAAGCATTAAAAAAGCAGGTAATGAGTATTGTAACTGATTCTACACCGTTAGAGGATCCTAAGGACCCGGATAACAATGTAACTACCCTGTATAAATTATTCGCTACACCTGAAAAATTAGAAGAGATGAAGGAAAAATTTAGAGCTGGTAACTACGGATATGGTCATGCTAAAAAAGAACTTTTAGAAGCTATCCTGGAGCATTTTGCAGAAGCAAGAACTAAACGTGAAGAATTAGTAGCTAACCCTGAATATGTAGATAAAATACTAGCTGAAGGTGCTGAAAAAGCTAGTGCAATTGCAAGAGCTAAGATGGTAGAAGTTAAGAAAGCAGTAGGATTGATATAG
- a CDS encoding glycoside hydrolase, whose protein sequence is MEAPKTISFSIYILPKDIKAITATYRNLLIKNKKFKTLEEKAQINPNIKKLYGASHFYLWGLGVISPENVKDPKGLYQAFKKDLKIKENNIAIKIYSGLKNYDEKDEFINNLKTEIKQYHSYNTNIFIKGINHSLEQKNLLQYPKQFTDSDKILKNKYEFYNRYKEYLNPVDSFGDGVSNYILTELKNNNIDKAWLGDNNDLYTIGNPDVVKRANKMGYLIGVYDSYHTIVKPGDKAWSTVEFNNQNAYNNDTITDKNGKKIKGFQQTGRKLNPSTTIPLIKDRIDKILSNGMEINSWFLDVDATGEFHNDYTPSRMSTQKDDMNARIKKMNYISKNYNMVLGSENGMGFSSKYIDFAHGMTRPLFGWGDKDLRKNKTSKYYLGKYYSPTGGVPALFEKEVPLKDIYSYIYFNNKFNLPLYQLVYNDSIITTHHWTMGSLKFKGQRKNTYLMEISYNIPPLYHLDRRIWKRDKKYIVPHAVFFSKWHKILVKLPMTNFKYLSSDNTLQKTEFGKRYSIITNYSTTDKFYNGEKIKKQSLIILDHETGKKEKYSPK, encoded by the coding sequence ATGGAAGCTCCAAAAACTATATCTTTTAGTATTTATATATTGCCTAAAGATATCAAAGCGATCACTGCTACATATAGAAATTTACTGATCAAAAATAAAAAATTTAAAACATTGGAAGAAAAGGCACAAATAAATCCTAACATAAAAAAATTATACGGGGCTTCTCATTTTTATCTATGGGGATTAGGAGTGATCTCTCCAGAAAATGTAAAAGATCCTAAAGGGCTATATCAGGCCTTTAAAAAAGATTTAAAGATTAAAGAGAATAATATTGCTATAAAAATCTACTCCGGACTAAAAAATTATGATGAAAAAGATGAGTTTATAAATAATTTAAAAACTGAAATAAAGCAATACCATAGCTACAATACAAATATTTTTATAAAGGGGATAAATCATTCTTTGGAACAAAAAAACTTACTCCAGTATCCAAAACAATTCACTGACAGTGATAAAATTTTAAAAAATAAATATGAATTTTATAATAGATATAAAGAATATTTAAATCCCGTGGACAGTTTTGGAGATGGTGTATCTAACTATATTTTAACGGAACTTAAAAATAATAATATAGACAAGGCTTGGCTGGGAGACAATAACGACCTCTATACTATTGGTAACCCTGACGTTGTTAAGCGAGCAAATAAGATGGGGTATCTGATAGGTGTCTACGATTCATATCATACAATTGTCAAACCTGGAGATAAAGCATGGTCAACAGTTGAATTCAATAATCAAAATGCCTATAACAACGATACTATTACAGACAAAAATGGTAAAAAAATTAAGGGGTTCCAGCAGACAGGTAGAAAATTAAATCCATCTACCACAATACCCTTAATAAAAGATCGAATAGATAAAATTTTAAGCAATGGTATGGAGATTAATTCATGGTTTTTAGATGTAGATGCTACTGGTGAATTTCACAATGATTATACTCCAAGCAGGATGTCTACACAAAAAGATGACATGAATGCTAGGATAAAAAAAATGAATTATATTTCTAAAAATTATAATATGGTTTTAGGGTCTGAAAATGGAATGGGATTTTCAAGTAAATATATTGATTTTGCTCACGGAATGACAAGACCTTTGTTTGGATGGGGAGACAAAGATCTCCGTAAAAATAAAACTTCAAAGTATTATCTGGGAAAATATTACTCTCCTACTGGAGGAGTTCCTGCTTTATTTGAAAAAGAGGTTCCATTAAAAGATATCTATTCCTATATTTATTTTAATAATAAATTTAATCTTCCTTTATACCAATTGGTTTACAATGATTCTATTATAACAACACACCACTGGACAATGGGAAGCTTAAAGTTTAAAGGTCAAAGAAAAAACACTTACCTTATGGAAATTTCATATAATATCCCACCTTTATATCATCTGGATAGAAGGATTTGGAAGAGGGACAAAAAATATATAGTTCCCCATGCAGTTTTTTTCTCTAAATGGCATAAAATCTTGGTAAAACTACCTATGACTAATTTTAAATATCTATCTAGTGACAACACACTCCAAAAAACTGAATTTGGAAAGAGATACAGTATCATAACGAATTATTCTACCACTGATAAATTTTATAATGGGGAAAAAATAAAAAAACAATCCCTTATTATTTTAGATCATGAAACTGGAAAAAAAGAGAAATATAGCCCTAAATAA